Proteins encoded together in one Labilibaculum sp. DW002 window:
- a CDS encoding restriction endonuclease subunit S codes for MAEFKLSDKVNPNKVFILKKSEVEKRLDPFYYIPEIKELEKKVRTKDVKPLRYFVEAVSSGATPKTAEKEKYYSNKENGIPFLRVQNLSPTGILDYADCKYINEETHNGYLKRSQVKGGDLLVKITGVGRMAVASVAPDGFVGNTNQHLVVIKTVSKEISTILASYLNSDIGEKLASRRATGGTRPALDYPALLSIPILLDERILEITKKAVEEKNKKENEAKKILSSIDNYLLGELGIKLPENDNSLENRIFTTSITKLSGGRFDPDFTSKIDYLINLKWNFPTEKLNDLLLTSPQYGANETACNKRNEDDIRYIRITDIDDLGNLKDISWKTAENTEEKYLLDKNDILFARSGSVGRCYIHKKVDLPAIFAGYLIRFKLNSEKINPDYLFYYCHSSIYKFWVSAIERPAVQSNINSEEFKSLVVPVPTLEKQSEIANQITDIRNQAKQLENDAKQIMIDAKLEVEQIILG; via the coding sequence ATGGCAGAATTTAAATTGAGCGATAAAGTTAATCCCAATAAAGTCTTTATTTTAAAAAAATCAGAAGTCGAAAAAAGGCTTGACCCATTTTATTATATTCCTGAAATTAAGGAATTGGAAAAAAAGGTTCGTACAAAGGATGTTAAACCTCTTAGGTACTTTGTTGAAGCTGTTTCTAGTGGAGCAACTCCAAAAACAGCTGAAAAAGAAAAGTACTATTCAAATAAAGAAAATGGCATTCCTTTTTTGAGGGTTCAAAATTTATCTCCTACAGGTATCTTAGATTATGCCGATTGTAAATATATTAATGAAGAAACACACAACGGTTATTTGAAGCGTAGTCAAGTAAAAGGTGGTGATTTGTTAGTTAAAATTACAGGTGTGGGGAGAATGGCTGTAGCTTCAGTAGCTCCTGATGGTTTTGTTGGGAATACAAATCAGCATTTGGTTGTAATAAAAACGGTTAGCAAAGAAATAAGTACAATTTTAGCATCATATCTAAACTCAGATATTGGAGAGAAGCTTGCAAGTCGAAGGGCCACAGGTGGGACTCGTCCTGCTCTTGATTATCCAGCTTTATTATCTATTCCAATATTACTTGATGAACGGATTTTAGAGATTACTAAAAAGGCTGTCGAGGAAAAGAATAAAAAAGAAAACGAAGCAAAAAAAATACTTTCAAGTATTGACAATTATTTGCTGGGTGAATTAGGAATAAAATTACCTGAAAATGATAACTCACTTGAAAATAGAATTTTCACTACTTCAATAACTAAACTGAGTGGTGGTCGCTTTGACCCTGACTTTACGAGTAAGATTGATTATTTAATTAACCTAAAGTGGAATTTTCCAACAGAAAAATTAAATGATTTACTTCTAACTTCTCCACAATATGGGGCAAACGAAACTGCTTGTAATAAAAGGAATGAAGATGATATTAGATATATTAGAATAACTGATATTGATGATTTAGGTAACTTAAAGGATATATCTTGGAAAACAGCAGAAAATACAGAAGAAAAGTACCTCCTAGACAAAAATGATATTTTGTTTGCGAGAAGTGGTTCTGTTGGTAGGTGTTACATTCATAAGAAAGTTGATTTGCCTGCTATTTTCGCAGGATATTTAATTCGATTTAAGCTCAATTCTGAAAAAATAAATCCTGATTACTTATTTTACTATTGTCATTCTTCTATTTACAAGTTTTGGGTTTCAGCTATTGAAAGGCCAGCTGTACAATCTAATATAAACTCGGAAGAATTTAAATCACTTGTTGTTCCAGTACCAACTTTGGAAAAACAGTCTGAGATTGCTAATCAAATTACAGATATACGAAATCAAGCTAAACAGTTAGAAAATGATGCTAAACAGATAATGATTGATGCAAAATTAGAAGTTGAACAAATAATTTTAGGATAG